GGGGTCACTGCGCTCCTGCGTCCGGGCCGGCCTCGACCCGGGGCCAGGGGGACGGCTCGGTGCGCGAGGTCGGCGTGAAATCGACGGAACCAACGCCCTACACCATATTCGTAGGGAAGTCCTTTTTGTTCGCGGGTGGGGTCGGTGGGGCTGGTGAGGGCGGGACGGCCGGGGGCGTGAAGCCGTGAGGGCACGACGGCGTGAGGCCGTGGGGTGCCGGACGTGCGGGCGGCGGAGGCCGGAGATCCGGGGCGGGGGCCCAGGGGTCGGGGGGCTATTCCGCCAGTTCCTCCAGGAGGCGGGCCGTGGGCAGACCGGCGCGCAGGTACTCCACGAACAGTTCGTTGTGCAGGGCCCAGGGCGAGCGGCGGCTGCGGATCAGGCGGATCGCCTCGTCGGAGGTGTGTCCCGCGAGGACCAGCGCGTGCGCGACCACGAGCCCCGAGCGGTTGTAGCCGTGGTAGCAGCGCACCAGGACCCGGCGCCCGTCTTCCAGCGCGTCGTCCGCGGCCCGCGCGAGCCGGATCACCCCCGCGAGCTGTGTCCCGTCCAGGGGACCGTCCGGAATCGGCCACACATGGTGCTCGACGCCCGGGTCGGGGCCGTGCCCCGGCAGCCGCAGCAGCGTCAGGACCAGGTCGAACTCATTCCTCACGACCGCGAATTCCGGCTCGCCGGCACGCCCCGCGAACGCGTGTCCGCCCATCCACAGGCCAGGCACGATCTCGCTCCACGGGCTGTCCGGAGCGGGC
This portion of the Streptomyces mirabilis genome encodes:
- a CDS encoding protein-tyrosine phosphatase family protein is translated as MRTRRKQPDVPAPDSPWSEIVPGLWMGGHAFAGRAGEPEFAVVRNEFDLVLTLLRLPGHGPDPGVEHHVWPIPDGPLDGTQLAGVIRLARAADDALEDGRRVLVRCYHGYNRSGLVVAHALVLAGHTSDEAIRLIRSRRSPWALHNELFVEYLRAGLPTARLLEELAE